In Candidatus Sysuiplasma acidicola, the sequence GAAATACTCCATCGACCCTGCCATGTACTATCGTTGGAAGGCATCCTACGACGCATTCGGAGTCGACGGTCTCAAGTCACACTACAGAAGGATGGAACCGGGCCTCAGGAAACTGATGAAGGAGAACTCAAGACTGAAGAAGCTGCTCGCTGAGAAGGATCTC encodes:
- a CDS encoding transposase, which produces MTARTRRRWQPEEKLAVIKEVQEKGSVVETCRKYSIDPAMYYRWKASYDAFGVDGLKSHYRRMEPGLRKLMKENSRLKKLLAEKDL